Proteins found in one Rhodobacteraceae bacterium D3-12 genomic segment:
- a CDS encoding NIPSNAP family protein: protein MITCFIRYHIDPVQRENFEQYARNWGQAIPRCGADLIGYFAPHEGSSTLAYGVYSLLSLAAYEEYRARLADDPLGRENYAFAQKKRFILREDRTFLKLASAPHGRATA from the coding sequence ATGATTACCTGTTTCATCCGCTATCACATCGACCCCGTGCAGCGTGAAAATTTTGAGCAATATGCCCGCAACTGGGGGCAAGCGATCCCGCGTTGTGGTGCGGATTTGATCGGCTATTTTGCGCCGCATGAAGGGTCAAGCACGCTGGCTTATGGCGTCTATTCGCTGCTTTCGCTGGCGGCATACGAAGAGTATCGGGCGCGGTTGGCTGATGACCCGTTGGGCCGCGAGAACTATGCTTTTGCTCAGAAAAAAAGGTTTATCTTGCGCGAGGATCGCACGTTCTTAAAGCTTGCGTCGGCACCACATGGGAGGGCGACAGCATGA
- the wrbA gene encoding NAD(P)H:quinone oxidoreductase: protein MTRVLVLYYSSYGHVRALAQAEADGARSVIGTHVDVRRVPETVPEEIRRKAGFVADDTPLSSPADLEHYDAIIFGTPTLFGMMAGQMKSFLDQAGGLWARNALVGKVAAVFTSTGSQHGGHEATLLSTQIPLQHFGMLIAGMPYTYAGQTSIEEIVGGAPYGAGTIAGPDGSRSPSQKDLQGARFQGVHVARIAARLAGANLQGEAA from the coding sequence ATGACACGCGTTCTTGTTCTCTATTATTCCAGTTATGGCCATGTCCGCGCCTTGGCGCAGGCCGAGGCAGACGGCGCACGCAGCGTTATCGGCACCCATGTTGATGTGCGCCGTGTGCCGGAAACCGTGCCCGAAGAGATCCGCCGGAAAGCAGGGTTCGTCGCAGACGACACCCCGCTGTCGTCGCCTGCCGACCTTGAACACTACGACGCCATCATCTTCGGCACGCCAACCCTGTTCGGCATGATGGCCGGTCAGATGAAATCATTCCTAGACCAGGCAGGAGGTCTTTGGGCGCGCAATGCGTTGGTGGGCAAGGTCGCGGCGGTCTTTACCTCGACCGGATCGCAACATGGCGGGCATGAAGCAACGCTTCTTTCCACGCAGATCCCGCTTCAACATTTCGGGATGCTGATCGCCGGGATGCCCTACACCTATGCCGGTCAGACCTCGATCGAAGAGATCGTCGGTGGCGCTCCCTATGGCGCCGGCACCATCGCAGGGCCGGATGGGTCTCGCAGCCCGTCGCAAAAAGATCTCCAAGGAGCGCGGTTCCAAGGTGTTCATGTGGCCCGGATCGCCGCACGGCTGGCCGGGGCCAACCTGCAAGGGGAGGCCGCTTGA
- a CDS encoding LysR family transcriptional regulator, which yields MRKVSERLNLTQPALSNMLKQLEDAFGVRLVKRSHSGVALNKHGRVAQEVLHVHLASLDQLSHSLRNQEVPPLRIGVNLVVGIDLLPLICVELNLYEPENPMRLIASEGAEPAMIDALLAGKIDCYIGRLDWGTVPVDVRARLRSEPIVKVGGAVICSVGHPLLEQSRVEPHQLIQHPWALPDPASFLNATLETAFRLNGLLPPKPVVTSNYHIAFNQFRHAKLLSVVPEPSIDMPERLGFIQHLKVEGFELGYDNMEFIVLEDQQGLPAIETMRAAAKAAVRQLQGVKGYQQPNSAPNISPAASPTS from the coding sequence TTGCGAAAGGTCTCGGAACGCTTGAACCTAACGCAACCAGCCCTAAGCAATATGTTGAAGCAATTAGAAGATGCCTTCGGTGTGCGTCTTGTTAAACGCTCTCACTCGGGTGTTGCGCTCAACAAGCATGGTCGAGTGGCGCAGGAAGTGCTGCACGTTCATTTGGCATCGCTTGATCAGTTGAGCCACAGCCTTCGAAACCAAGAAGTGCCCCCTCTGCGCATCGGCGTAAACTTGGTGGTTGGCATAGACCTGTTGCCTCTTATTTGCGTCGAATTGAATTTATACGAGCCCGAAAATCCTATGCGCCTCATCGCATCCGAAGGTGCAGAACCCGCAATGATTGATGCGTTATTGGCCGGAAAAATTGATTGCTACATCGGTCGTTTGGATTGGGGCACGGTGCCCGTTGATGTCCGCGCCCGGCTTCGCAGCGAACCAATTGTCAAAGTTGGCGGCGCAGTCATCTGCTCGGTTGGCCACCCGCTTCTGGAACAGTCCCGGGTAGAACCGCACCAACTGATCCAACACCCTTGGGCACTCCCCGATCCGGCAAGTTTTCTAAACGCAACACTGGAAACCGCTTTTCGCCTCAACGGGTTGCTCCCTCCCAAACCGGTCGTGACTTCCAACTATCACATTGCATTCAATCAGTTTCGACATGCAAAGCTCTTAAGTGTTGTCCCCGAACCATCTATCGACATGCCGGAACGCTTGGGTTTCATTCAACATCTAAAGGTAGAGGGGTTTGAACTCGGCTACGATAACATGGAGTTTATTGTGCTTGAGGACCAACAGGGCTTGCCGGCCATAGAAACCATGCGCGCCGCCGCCAAAGCAGCCGTTCGGCAACTTCAAGGTGTTAAAGGTTATCAGCAACCAAACTCAGCGCCAAATATTTCGCCGGCTGCATCGCCTACTAGCTGA
- a CDS encoding XRE family transcriptional regulator: protein MPTKPHEDTLLAKFVERRTLELKPTKSQAEIAAQAGYTNANMITMIKQGSSKVALDRVPATAHALEADPAYVMRLALEQAIGRTAAEAIVEVFGEPVTANEVGWLQAIREASNNTDPRLTSRSQAAINTIFGR from the coding sequence ATGCCCACAAAACCGCACGAAGACACACTGTTGGCCAAGTTCGTCGAGCGCCGGACGCTCGAACTGAAGCCGACCAAGAGCCAAGCCGAGATAGCGGCGCAGGCAGGATACACCAACGCGAACATGATCACGATGATCAAGCAGGGGAGCTCCAAGGTGGCCTTGGATCGCGTCCCGGCCACGGCGCACGCACTGGAAGCGGACCCTGCCTACGTGATGCGGCTCGCCTTGGAACAGGCGATCGGCCGGACGGCGGCCGAAGCAATTGTCGAGGTGTTCGGCGAACCCGTCACTGCGAACGAAGTTGGCTGGCTGCAGGCGATCCGCGAGGCTTCCAACAACACCGACCCTAGGCTGACCAGCAGGTCGCAGGCGGCGATCAACACCATCTTTGGTAGGTAA
- a CDS encoding LysR family transcriptional regulator, protein MHAFRRIVERGSFARAAEDLGVSPALLSREVKLLEESLGSVLLTRTTRSMSLTDAGRLYYEEAIGILNAVEQVENRIREGAGAVRGHLRVNASSSFGQMVIAPFLPQFLEAYPHLRLTLSMDDRVVDMVEGGFDLSIRIRAAMPDSALVVRKIGKMRQRIYASPSYLERHGVPQRPEDLLDHKIIGFLLADHLTTWSLSGRGEAVTLEIDPPVRVGNSLVLRDLLIGGQGIGTLPDFVSKGPEERGELVRVLPDLELPTPEIFAVTASRLGMDAKASAFIDHLRAALRA, encoded by the coding sequence ATGCATGCTTTTCGCCGCATCGTCGAGCGCGGCAGCTTTGCGCGCGCAGCTGAGGATCTTGGTGTGTCTCCGGCTTTGCTCAGTCGCGAGGTGAAGCTGCTGGAAGAGAGCCTGGGGTCGGTTCTTCTGACTCGGACAACGCGGTCGATGTCGCTGACCGATGCCGGGCGTCTCTACTATGAGGAAGCCATAGGTATTCTCAACGCGGTTGAGCAGGTCGAGAACCGCATCCGCGAGGGAGCTGGGGCGGTGCGTGGTCATTTGCGCGTGAATGCTTCGAGCTCATTCGGGCAGATGGTTATCGCGCCGTTTTTGCCGCAATTTCTTGAAGCCTACCCGCATCTGCGCCTCACGCTATCGATGGATGACCGGGTGGTGGACATGGTCGAGGGTGGATTTGACCTGTCGATCCGTATTCGCGCGGCGATGCCAGACTCGGCCCTGGTCGTGCGCAAGATCGGCAAGATGCGTCAGCGGATTTACGCGTCGCCAAGCTATCTTGAGCGGCATGGAGTGCCGCAGAGGCCAGAAGACCTCCTTGATCACAAGATCATTGGCTTCCTACTCGCAGATCACCTGACAACCTGGAGCCTTTCAGGACGGGGTGAGGCGGTCACGCTTGAGATTGATCCGCCGGTGCGTGTGGGCAACAGCCTCGTGCTGCGCGATTTGCTAATTGGCGGACAGGGGATCGGCACCTTGCCCGATTTCGTCTCGAAAGGCCCTGAGGAACGAGGAGAGCTTGTGCGTGTTCTTCCCGACCTTGAGCTCCCGACGCCGGAGATCTTCGCCGTCACGGCGTCCCGACTTGGGATGGATGCCAAAGCCTCGGCCTTCATCGACCATCTTCGAGCGGCGTTGCGCGCCTGA
- a CDS encoding DsbA family protein encodes MPTLTVDFFHDVVCCWCFNISSRMRDLSTEFDLDVRHHTFVLQASRAEMAARWGTPEKARETILGHWAVCREVSDRPELVDIDAMQAAPFDYPHGLTAAVGCKAAERIGGQAAHWDMFDQLQRVHLSGVRNIADPEVVLDAAGALSFDTAHFADVFNDTATVLAVKTDRQRARSLQVQSVPTLIIRETGARLVNGPREDLAAQIRAAKRLVA; translated from the coding sequence ATGCCGACCCTTACAGTAGATTTCTTCCATGACGTCGTGTGCTGCTGGTGTTTCAACATCTCGTCGCGGATGCGCGACTTGAGCACCGAGTTCGATCTCGATGTCCGTCATCACACCTTCGTCCTGCAAGCCAGCCGCGCCGAGATGGCAGCACGATGGGGCACACCAGAAAAGGCTCGCGAAACGATCCTGGGTCACTGGGCGGTCTGCCGAGAGGTGAGCGACCGGCCCGAGTTGGTCGACATTGATGCGATGCAGGCGGCACCGTTCGACTATCCGCACGGGTTGACCGCTGCGGTTGGTTGCAAGGCGGCGGAACGGATCGGCGGGCAGGCCGCCCATTGGGACATGTTCGACCAGCTTCAACGCGTGCATTTGAGCGGGGTGCGCAACATTGCCGACCCCGAGGTCGTGCTGGATGCGGCGGGGGCACTTAGTTTTGACACCGCGCATTTCGCAGACGTCTTCAACGACACGGCAACGGTTCTGGCCGTCAAAACCGACCGTCAACGCGCCCGGTCGCTCCAGGTTCAATCCGTCCCGACACTCATCATCCGGGAAACCGGCGCACGCTTGGTCAATGGGCCACGCGAAGACCTTGCCGCGCAAATCCGTGCCGCAAAGCGGCTCGTGGCCTAA
- a CDS encoding tyrosine-type recombinase/integrase, producing the protein MQEYRIGRLNGRFVVVWYDEAGNRHRHRLEAETRERAEAEGRDVLLAQTAGKSELTVATIWKAYSETVVGRPVHESMEYTGRSVLPWFGAFRPDQISVQDCKAYIADRRKAGIQDGTIWTQLGKLRTCLNWAEKTGLIDRAPYIERPSKPAPKERYLTRQEITQLLAVDCAPHTKLAIRLMLSTAARVTAILELTWDRVDFERRQINLRTGEGHRKGRAIVPMTESLRAALLEARKAALSDFVVEWAGGPVKSIKKGFKAAAVEADLPDVSPHVLRHTAAVHMAEAGVSMEEIAQFLGHSDSRITASVYARYSPEHLRKAASALEFD; encoded by the coding sequence GTGCAGGAATACAGAATTGGCCGCCTCAACGGCCGTTTCGTCGTCGTCTGGTATGATGAAGCTGGAAACAGACACCGGCATCGTCTTGAGGCGGAAACCCGCGAACGCGCCGAAGCAGAAGGCCGTGATGTCCTCCTCGCCCAGACCGCCGGAAAGAGTGAACTGACCGTGGCAACGATCTGGAAGGCATACAGCGAGACCGTCGTAGGCCGCCCGGTGCACGAAAGCATGGAATACACTGGCCGTTCTGTGCTGCCGTGGTTTGGCGCCTTTCGCCCGGATCAGATCAGTGTGCAGGATTGCAAGGCCTACATTGCAGATCGCCGGAAGGCAGGTATTCAGGATGGCACGATCTGGACCCAGCTCGGCAAGCTGCGGACCTGCTTGAATTGGGCGGAGAAGACTGGGTTGATCGACAGAGCGCCCTACATCGAACGCCCCAGTAAACCGGCCCCCAAGGAGAGGTATCTGACGCGCCAGGAGATCACACAGCTCCTGGCGGTCGATTGTGCACCGCATACCAAGCTCGCTATCCGGCTGATGTTGTCTACGGCGGCCAGGGTAACGGCCATATTGGAGCTAACCTGGGATCGGGTGGATTTCGAGCGTCGTCAGATCAACCTCCGCACTGGCGAAGGGCATAGGAAAGGAAGGGCTATCGTTCCTATGACTGAGAGCCTTCGTGCCGCGCTTCTGGAGGCGCGGAAGGCCGCACTGTCCGACTTTGTCGTGGAGTGGGCTGGTGGACCTGTGAAATCCATCAAGAAAGGCTTCAAAGCGGCTGCGGTTGAGGCGGATCTACCTGATGTGTCACCTCATGTGCTGCGGCACACTGCAGCAGTGCATATGGCTGAGGCAGGCGTCTCGATGGAGGAAATCGCACAGTTTCTCGGCCATTCGGATTCGCGGATCACTGCGTCAGTCTATGCGCGTTACAGCCCGGAGCACCTCCGTAAAGCCGCCAGCGCGTTGGAGTTCGACTAG
- a CDS encoding antibiotic biosynthesis monooxygenase: MIAVIFEVWPAEGQREAYLGIAAALKADLEAHDGFISVERFESLSAPGKMLSLSFFRDEESVAAWRNRVKHRGAQSKGRGGVFADYRLRVAGVMRDYGLEDRAGAPQDSRAVHGGA, translated from the coding sequence ATGATCGCGGTGATTTTCGAAGTTTGGCCAGCGGAGGGGCAGCGAGAGGCATACCTCGGCATCGCCGCGGCGCTAAAAGCGGATCTGGAAGCGCATGACGGCTTTATCTCGGTCGAGCGGTTCGAGAGTTTGAGCGCGCCCGGCAAGATGCTGTCGCTGTCGTTTTTCCGCGACGAGGAGAGCGTTGCGGCATGGCGTAACCGCGTCAAGCACCGGGGCGCCCAAAGCAAGGGGCGCGGCGGGGTGTTTGCCGACTATCGCCTGCGCGTGGCCGGGGTGATGCGCGATTATGGTCTGGAGGACAGGGCGGGCGCGCCGCAAGACAGCCGAGCCGTGCATGGTGGGGCTTAG
- a CDS encoding DMT family transporter, protein MSRSTDIFLTALAPAVWGSTYLVTTEALPEGYPITLATLRALPAGLLLLAATRCLPPRAWLGRTFLLGSFNFALFWVLLFVAAYRLPGGVAATLGSLQAMIVIFMARGWLSTPIRAGAVIAAATGVFGVALLLISPEAQLDLVGIAAGIGGAASMAAGTVLSRKWQPPVSALSFTAWQLTAGGLILLPLALIMEPALPPLTTTNLAGLAWLGLIGAAATYALWFRGVARIEPGAVSMLGMMSPVTAVTLGWLWLGQSLSLVQLLGAAIVLGSVLAGQKANRPQVDQIKLQNELRKNMRCTFPVWKVKLM, encoded by the coding sequence ATGTCCCGCTCGACCGACATCTTTCTGACCGCCCTGGCTCCTGCCGTCTGGGGCAGCACTTACCTGGTCACCACCGAAGCCCTGCCAGAAGGTTACCCAATCACGCTGGCCACGTTGCGTGCATTGCCTGCCGGGCTGCTGCTATTGGCGGCGACACGCTGCCTGCCGCCGCGTGCCTGGCTGGGACGCACCTTTCTCTTGGGCAGCTTCAACTTCGCGCTGTTCTGGGTGCTGCTTTTCGTGGCAGCCTACCGGTTGCCGGGAGGGGTGGCGGCGACATTGGGGTCGTTGCAGGCGATGATCGTCATCTTCATGGCGCGCGGCTGGTTGAGCACTCCGATCCGGGCCGGGGCAGTAATTGCCGCCGCCACGGGTGTGTTTGGCGTCGCGCTCCTGCTGATCAGCCCAGAGGCGCAGCTAGACCTGGTCGGCATTGCTGCTGGTATTGGCGGGGCCGCCTCTATGGCGGCAGGCACAGTGCTCAGCCGGAAATGGCAACCGCCGGTTTCGGCGCTGAGCTTCACCGCTTGGCAACTGACGGCGGGTGGCCTGATCCTTTTGCCACTGGCGCTGATCATGGAGCCGGCTTTGCCACCGTTGACGACCACGAACCTTGCCGGATTGGCATGGCTTGGCCTGATTGGCGCAGCGGCAACTTATGCGCTCTGGTTTAGGGGTGTGGCGCGGATCGAGCCCGGAGCCGTTTCCATGCTAGGCATGATGAGCCCGGTGACAGCGGTGACGCTTGGGTGGCTCTGGCTGGGCCAGTCGCTCTCTCTAGTTCAGCTTCTGGGTGCTGCAATCGTCTTGGGCTCGGTCTTGGCTGGACAGAAGGCGAACCGACCGCAGGTGGATCAGATAAAGCTGCAGAACGAGCTGCGGAAAAACATGCGTTGCACATTCCCGGTCTGGAAGGTTAAACTCATGTAA
- a CDS encoding ArsR family transcriptional regulator, giving the protein MKEGPDISRIGAMLGDPARANILMALFQGKALAAGELALEAGITPATASGHLKQLAQTGLVTLRSQGRHRYYQLAGEEVAHALDALMGLAAASGHMRTRTGPRDPALRAARVCYDHLAGTAGVRIFDSLAMRGFLELGGPDMRLNDAGLDWATGFGLDMTALTSARRPLCRLCLDWSERRSHLAGGLGAAIYSQLTTNGWARREKDSRAVSFLPSGRAAFEQAFPI; this is encoded by the coding sequence ATGAAAGAAGGCCCGGATATTTCGCGCATAGGTGCCATGCTGGGCGATCCGGCCCGCGCCAATATCCTCATGGCGCTGTTTCAGGGCAAAGCACTGGCCGCAGGCGAATTGGCGCTAGAAGCGGGAATCACCCCTGCCACCGCATCTGGCCACCTGAAACAGCTTGCTCAAACCGGCCTTGTCACCCTGCGCAGTCAGGGGCGTCACCGGTATTATCAACTCGCCGGAGAAGAGGTCGCCCACGCGCTCGATGCCCTCATGGGCCTCGCCGCTGCAAGCGGCCACATGCGCACCCGCACCGGTCCGCGCGACCCGGCCTTGCGGGCGGCGCGCGTCTGTTACGATCACCTTGCTGGAACAGCGGGCGTGCGGATATTTGACAGCCTCGCCATGCGCGGCTTCCTCGAACTGGGCGGCCCTGACATGCGCCTCAACGACGCGGGGCTTGATTGGGCGACCGGCTTTGGCCTCGATATGACGGCCCTGACGAGCGCCCGCCGCCCGCTCTGTCGCCTTTGCCTTGACTGGAGCGAGCGGCGCAGCCATCTCGCCGGTGGACTTGGCGCAGCGATCTATTCACAGCTTACCACCAACGGCTGGGCCCGACGCGAGAAAGACAGCCGCGCCGTCTCCTTCCTACCCTCTGGCCGCGCCGCGTTTGAACAGGCCTTCCCGATCTAA